From a single Apium graveolens cultivar Ventura chromosome 2, ASM990537v1, whole genome shotgun sequence genomic region:
- the LOC141705942 gene encoding uncharacterized protein LOC141705942: MEIVVSSKAASREADIPVKVVVDKEKKRVVFAEADGDLADILFSFLTLPMGTIVRLLAKANHSDESERVNIGNFNTLCRSVRNLDAKYFVTEESKDLLANTKNFAEYQCQRLKINIDDTKPAEYFICRNLGCTLDQDFPSLSTSNIAKCRQCREYLNMPIRYEDDTREGNDGVFFAQTASFIVSDDLNVFPNTVGSVLEILDSSGISDFGVLEEATLQFGSHEILELLKNSILSKTPLTDMVFGKKDIVNAIVVAPSFQRQISAEHINDFINKKVKVVVQKSNKKILLAQAAEDFVEFLFGFLAMPLGRIITFLGKSYLSNGTVENLHKSLPNLDVGRHFKFDALRQFLLYPEMDFASYHSLYFKVEWSRDFYYGTKTDPSSEEETFYLTRKVGPVMKIEHPKEYVRGPTMFLVTDDLVVTPFSSMTFITYLHSLKVSPSDVEEHEINIGPEEALNLLRACMISTSVLNNGLKSFMPK; encoded by the exons ATGGAAATTGTAGTAAGTTCAAAGGCTGCCTCAAGAGAAGCTGATATTCCCGTGAAAGTGGTGGTAGATAAGGAGAAGAAAAGAGTAGTTTTTGCTGAAGCAGATGGCGATCTTGCTGATATTCTATTCAGCTTCCTCACATTGCCAATGGGGACAATTGTCAGACTCTTGGCTAAGGCTAACCATTCTGATGAATCAGAGCGAGTGAATATTGGAAACTTCAACACTTTATGTAGGAGTGTGCGCAATCTTGATGCCAAGTATTTTGTGACGGAAGAAAGCAAGGATCTGCTGGCTAATACTAAAAATTTTGCAGAATATCAATGCCAACGTCTTAAGATCAATATTGACGATACTAAGCCTGCTGAGTACTTTATTTGTCGAAATTTGGGATGCACTTTAGACCAAGATTTTCCCTCTCTGAGCACTTCCAATATTGCAAAATGCAGACAGTGCAGGGAGTACTTGAATATGCCGATAAGGTATGAAGATGACACAAGGGAGGGTAACGATGGAGTTTTCTTTGCCCAAACGGCATCTTTTATTGTCAGCGATGATCTAAATGTATTTCCAAATACTGTGGGTTCAGTCCTTGAAATACTAGATAGCTCTGGAATCTCAGATTTCGGAGTTCTTGAAGAGGCAACTCTTCAATTTGGTTCGCATGAG ATTCTTGAGCTGCTGAAGAACTCCATATTATCCAAGACGCCTTTGACGGATATGGTTTTTGGTAAGAAAGATATTGTCAATGCCATAGTAGTCGCACCATCTTTTCAGCGTCAGATAAGCGCAGAGCACATAAACGATTTCATAAACAAGAAAGTGAAAGTAGTGGTCCAAAAGTCGAATAAAAAAATATTGTTGGCTCAAGCTGCAGAAGATTTTGTGGAATTTTTGTTCGGTTTCCTTGCGATGCCCTTAGGAAGGATCATTACTTTTTTGGGTAAAAGTTATTTATCGAACGGGACCGTTGAAAATTTACATAAAAGCCTGCCAAATCTGGATGTTGGCAGACACTTCAAATTCGATGCACTAAGACAATTTTTATTATACCCTGAAATGGATTTTGCCTCCTATCATTCATTATATTTTAAGGTAGAATGGAGTCGAGACTTCTATTATGGTACCAAGACTGACCCTTCATCTGAGGAGGAGACTTTCTATTTGACTAGAAAGGTTGGTCCTGTAATGAAAATCGAACATCCAAAGGAATACGTAAGAGGGCCAACAATGTTTCTGGTGACAGACGACTTGGTTGTGACTCCGTTTTCATCAATGACTTTTATCACTTATCTTCACAGTTTGAAAGTTTCTCCAAGTGATGTTGAGGAACACGAGATCAACATAGGCCCGGAAGAG GCATTGAACTTATTGAG